A window of Phaseolus vulgaris cultivar G19833 chromosome 4, P. vulgaris v2.0, whole genome shotgun sequence genomic DNA:
GCTCTCTGTAGCTTTATCAACTGAGATCAGCGAAGCTATTTCGCCAACTACTTTTGAGAAACAATCTTTATTCCATAGCGAGAATGGGAGGCCGTAACATCTTACCCAGGCAATTCTGTGATCTGCTAAATATAATTCTGACCATGGATCCAAAACATCAAAAACACTCTCAAACCATTCCTTGTTGAGCTGAATCAGATCTTCCAAATATTCTCCTTCAGTTGAGGTTAGGAGAACCAGGTTATCCCCCATATACCTCACTTTTATTGAGGTCATCCCTCCCTTAATAAATTCCTCACATACTTGGTTATAATCCATATCAATTGCCATTTGACCAATGATACTTTTCTCCATCCAGGGTAAAATAGTTTTTTGGGTTTCAATAACAGGGCCTTTCCATTGCGCTTGTGACGAACCTTTAACTGCTTCAGCATATGTTTGTAACCCTTTATTCCTCTTTTCCTTTCATACCTTCTTATACTTCTTCTCCCTGGAACCATTACCTTGCTGTTTTTCTTCCTCCTTCCTAGGACCAAAGTCTGTTCTTCGATACCTCGGAATATTAACGTTTAGCTTCATTTTCCCTAAGTAAATCTGATCCAGTTCTTTCTCCAGCCGGCTCACGTTTGCGACATCAAAGAACCTCACAAAACCAAATCTTCTTCCCCACCTATTCAACCTTCGAGAGATAAACACTTCCTTTACCCTTGCCCACCTTTGGAAAATCTTGATCATGTCATATTCACCATAGTCATAAGGGAAGTTGGAGAAGAAGAAGGTTGTGTGGTTATTAGATGGCCGTTGTGGATAGCGGGCTCTACCCTGATAGCCATTTGCCATTCgaaaaagaagagagagaagagagcTTTTGAGACACTTGTATGATAAAGGAGattaaactttaatatatttgatatttaagcTCACGTAAAAGTTCTTCATTCAACCTTAGACACCTGAATACTGTTAGCCATAACTTTTAGAATCTCACAATTTGCTATGATTTGGCATGCCAACAATTTGAATGATGTCATGAATAAGACATATCTTTGAAATCATGCTACACATGCACGAAACAATGTGATTTTGCATCATCAATAAAAAAGCAACTCAATGATTCAATTTCCCCCCTTCTTGCTTTTATTTAACTAATCATCATCATCTATAATGCCCAAATATGATACAAGCAAATATATACAAAAACCTTAGCACTCAACTGTGGACAGAGCAAACTTTTAAAAAGAACCTTCCTGAAATAAATCTAATTAAAGGAATGCCTATAATATAATATCCCTAAGTTTGTCCCTTACATATCCTGTACCAAGGATTGAGCCAAGGAAGTCAACATGTGAGCAAGGTTCGAACTAGAAGTTCCCTTTAATGCtgaaaaaagtaattttatgtaaatattagCAAACACTTCTGGAAACATCAATAATGGATCTAGAGAGTTTGGTAATGAAATTAGAAGATTTAACCTCAATGTTGAAATAATATGACATGCAATTGTCCAAGGGCATCTATTTTTGACCGAGAATCAACATCAAACTTCTTTGTTATCACCCATTTAACAAGAGGTCTTCCTTACCTAGTTGGAATGATACAT
This region includes:
- the LOC137838270 gene encoding uncharacterized protein, whose amino-acid sequence is MANGYQGRARYPQRPSNNHTTFFFSNFPYDYGEYDMIKIFQRWARVKEVFISRRLNRWGRRFGFVRFFDVANVSRLEKELDQIYLGKMKLNVNIPRYRRTDFGPRKEEEKQQGNGSREKKYKKV